In Neorhizobium galegae, the following proteins share a genomic window:
- the holA gene encoding DNA polymerase III subunit delta, producing MAEVKSHEFDRFAEKSAEIYKIFVIYGPDRGLVSERAALIAGKTGISQDDPFAMLKLDVSDLQGDPGRLLDEVNSMGLFGGSKLVWLRGAANEKPLLDAMQILADGPAPANILIVEAGDLKKGSGLRKIAEPSRSIAVVPCYADDIKALNSLIDSELGSEGLRISPNARQRLLELLGGDRVASRNEIRKLALYCRGTGMVEEAQIDEIIGDASAVSADEAVDAILGGDLPALHRAIQKIVSSKTPVFLVLQSCLKQFQLLDLMKAEMEEKKLQTAQVMMTLGRHIHFKRKPIVEKALRTWSSSALARETERLQAAILMSRQRQSLEPSIAFHTLMATAIQSSR from the coding sequence ATGGCAGAAGTAAAATCCCACGAATTCGATCGGTTTGCCGAGAAGAGTGCGGAAATCTACAAGATTTTTGTAATCTACGGCCCGGATCGTGGCCTGGTTTCCGAACGTGCGGCACTGATCGCGGGCAAGACGGGCATCTCCCAGGATGATCCGTTTGCGATGCTCAAGCTCGACGTTTCGGACCTGCAGGGCGACCCGGGGCGGCTTCTCGATGAAGTGAATTCAATGGGCCTTTTCGGCGGCTCGAAGCTCGTCTGGCTGCGTGGCGCTGCCAACGAAAAACCGCTTCTGGACGCGATGCAGATTTTGGCTGACGGCCCGGCTCCAGCCAACATCCTGATCGTCGAGGCCGGCGACCTCAAGAAAGGGAGCGGGCTGCGCAAGATCGCTGAACCCTCCCGATCCATCGCTGTCGTTCCCTGCTACGCGGACGATATCAAGGCTTTGAACAGCCTCATCGATTCGGAATTGGGGAGCGAAGGCCTCAGGATCAGCCCTAACGCCCGCCAGAGGCTCCTGGAACTGCTTGGAGGAGACCGCGTGGCCTCCCGGAACGAGATCCGTAAGCTCGCGCTATACTGCCGTGGCACAGGTATGGTCGAAGAGGCGCAGATCGATGAAATCATCGGCGACGCGAGCGCAGTTTCAGCCGATGAAGCCGTCGATGCAATCCTTGGCGGCGATTTGCCCGCTCTGCATCGCGCCATCCAAAAGATCGTCTCGTCGAAGACACCGGTTTTTCTCGTCCTGCAATCCTGCCTGAAACAATTCCAGCTGCTGGATCTGATGAAGGCGGAGATGGAGGAGAAGAAGCTCCAGACCGCCCAGGTCATGATGACGCTCGGCAGGCATATTCACTTCAAGCGGAAGCCGATCGTGGAAAAAGCGCTGAGAACCTGGAGTTCGTCGGCGCTTGCTCGTGAAACGGAGAGATTGCAGGCAGCAATTCTGATGTC